The following are encoded together in the Bradyrhizobium sp. CCGUVB1N3 genome:
- a CDS encoding MFS transporter, whose translation MNPTEISPPSRGLPRGYLGLLVGRTVSELGSEVTVLALPLTAITLLGAGPAQTGLLLACGRAPNLVIGLLAGVIVDRLPHRCILLTANLVMAVTLATIPLLASLGWLGMVQLCAATTLVGTAAVIGEVAYLACVPTVVDRALLVRAQSSWQLSRSCVVTVGPFLAGWLVSAFSAPTAILADSASFVLATVLLPLVPTRTAEPPATGSSSVISQIAEGLTTVFGNPILRAVTFATGSFIFCYNAYSAVFLLYLTQHLGLDGWTTGVVLSIGALGGIGGAATAAWAGRAIGLGPVLMVTLALSGAGMTLAALLTQPRPVAVICVALSQFVLSFGQEIYNVHQVSVRYALAPPRVLGRVNASIRSLVWGLAPLGALLGGAVGAGPGLRTALVASSALSAASMLWIWRSPLRRTHSLHL comes from the coding sequence ATGAATCCCACCGAGATCTCCCCCCCATCTCGCGGATTACCGCGCGGCTACTTAGGGCTGCTCGTCGGGCGCACTGTGTCGGAATTGGGATCCGAAGTGACGGTGCTGGCGCTACCGCTGACGGCGATCACTCTGCTGGGAGCGGGCCCGGCGCAGACCGGGTTGTTGCTTGCCTGCGGCCGGGCGCCGAACCTCGTCATTGGCCTGCTTGCCGGGGTGATCGTGGACCGCCTGCCACACCGATGCATCCTGTTGACTGCCAATTTAGTGATGGCAGTAACGCTCGCAACCATTCCGCTGCTCGCCAGTCTTGGCTGGCTCGGAATGGTCCAACTGTGTGCGGCAACTACGCTTGTCGGGACGGCTGCGGTGATCGGCGAAGTCGCCTATCTGGCGTGCGTGCCAACCGTCGTTGATCGTGCTCTACTCGTCAGAGCGCAGAGCTCCTGGCAACTCAGCAGATCTTGCGTGGTGACCGTCGGTCCGTTTCTGGCAGGCTGGCTGGTCAGCGCGTTCTCCGCGCCAACCGCGATTCTCGCCGACTCGGCCTCGTTCGTGCTGGCCACCGTCTTGCTGCCGCTGGTGCCGACACGCACGGCCGAACCGCCGGCAACTGGATCGAGCTCGGTCATCAGTCAGATCGCGGAAGGACTGACGACCGTGTTTGGCAACCCGATTCTGCGGGCGGTTACGTTTGCGACCGGCAGCTTCATCTTCTGCTACAACGCTTACTCTGCGGTTTTTCTGCTTTATCTGACCCAACATCTTGGTTTGGACGGTTGGACCACGGGCGTGGTTCTCAGCATCGGCGCACTGGGTGGTATTGGGGGCGCGGCCACCGCAGCATGGGCCGGCCGCGCGATCGGCCTTGGGCCTGTGTTGATGGTTACCTTGGCGCTTAGCGGCGCAGGCATGACCCTGGCAGCACTGCTCACGCAGCCGCGGCCGGTGGCAGTCATTTGTGTGGCGCTGTCCCAGTTCGTGCTGTCGTTTGGTCAAGAGATCTACAACGTACACCAGGTCTCCGTTCGATACGCGCTGGCTCCGCCTCGTGTGCTGGGCCGCGTCAACGCGAGCATCCGCAGCCTGGTGTGGGGGCTTGCGCCGCTAGGCGCGCTGCTTGGCGGTGCGGTCGGCGCCGGGCCTGGTCTACGGACTGCGCTAGTGGCCAGCAGCGCGCTGAGCGCGGCCTCCATGCTGTGGATCTGGCGATCGCCTCTGCGCCGCACCCACAGCTTGCATCTCTGA
- a CDS encoding Fic family protein, with the protein MHWNWEDPRWPQFSYDSKSLDKPEADFLLRSGEFIGAFKHVSQDEQTNLRIELISEEALKTSEIEGEILNRDSVQSSLRYQFGIAKDQSGVPAAERGIAQMMVDLYRKFAEPLTHETMFGWHKMLMADSRSIQVIGGYRQHPDPMQVVSGPIAHRKVHFEAPPSERMAKEMEVFVTWFNETAPASARALPALTRAGLAHLYFVSIHPFEDGNGRIARALAEKSLAQNLNQPTLIALAYTIERKRKAYYDALEHNNKSVEITDWLVYFAETVLEAQDNTNKRVEFYVAKTRFYERLRDQLNDRQQKAVARMFKEGIDGFKGGLSAENYISITRASRATATRDLQDLVAKGALTRTGELRHTRYHLKLD; encoded by the coding sequence ATGCACTGGAACTGGGAAGACCCCCGCTGGCCACAATTTTCTTATGATTCCAAATCCTTAGACAAGCCAGAGGCCGATTTCCTGCTGCGCTCTGGGGAGTTCATCGGCGCCTTCAAGCACGTCAGCCAGGACGAACAGACCAACCTGCGCATTGAGCTCATCAGCGAAGAGGCTCTCAAGACCTCGGAGATCGAGGGCGAGATCCTCAACCGCGACAGCGTGCAGTCTTCCCTGCGTTATCAGTTCGGCATCGCCAAGGACCAATCGGGCGTGCCGGCCGCCGAGCGCGGCATCGCCCAGATGATGGTCGACCTGTATCGCAAGTTCGCCGAACCTCTCACCCACGAGACGATGTTCGGTTGGCACAAGATGCTGATGGCGGACAGCCGCTCCATTCAGGTGATCGGCGGCTACAGGCAACACCCTGATCCCATGCAGGTGGTGTCGGGGCCCATCGCCCACCGTAAGGTCCACTTCGAGGCGCCGCCTTCCGAGCGCATGGCGAAGGAGATGGAGGTGTTCGTCACGTGGTTTAACGAGACGGCTCCGGCCAGCGCGCGCGCGCTGCCCGCGCTGACGCGTGCCGGTCTTGCCCACCTTTACTTTGTCAGCATCCACCCGTTCGAAGACGGGAACGGCCGCATCGCCCGCGCCTTGGCCGAGAAGTCGCTGGCGCAGAATCTCAATCAGCCCACGCTGATTGCGCTGGCCTATACCATCGAGCGCAAGCGCAAGGCTTACTACGACGCGCTGGAGCACAACAACAAGTCGGTCGAGATCACCGACTGGCTCGTCTACTTCGCCGAGACCGTTCTTGAGGCCCAGGACAACACCAACAAGCGCGTTGAGTTCTACGTGGCCAAAACCAGGTTCTACGAGCGCCTGCGCGACCAACTGAACGATCGGCAGCAGAAGGCCGTTGCTCGCATGTTCAAGGAAGGCATTGATGGATTCAAGGGCGGCCTAAGCGCCGAAAACTACATCAGCATCACCCGTGCTTCCCGTGCCACCGCTACGCGCGACCTGCAAGACCTTGTTGCCAAGGGTGCGCTCACCCGGACGGGTGAGCTGCGGCATACGCGGTACCATTTGAAGTTGGATTAG
- a CDS encoding sulfotransferase encodes MPKADLFSTSPVLLGGENRSGTTLLSVVLDSHADLVVGPEIDFLEPPDLGPHILGATDLLAANDSRVSGTTKSAIDPFWYDGAHFVVQCQRFGLNFDDVRKLVTKVMDETAGDIISFADRCRLINEIGEFRKVRTGARRWGLKLQRKITQIDVFAQLWPDAHFVHIVRDGRDLAASHLKTVPDWGYRTVAEAAHSWLEVVSLPHLLAPPARYLEVRYEDLVTSPRPSLMQILDHLQLPWDEAVLRHAEQKHALFERPHGHPAAESAGKPLHAGRLGRYRQDLTLAEVAEFERIAGGELARLGYLSTPSPTIDA; translated from the coding sequence ATGCCTAAGGCCGACCTGTTCTCCACCTCGCCGGTGCTGCTCGGTGGCGAGAATCGATCCGGCACCACTTTGTTGAGCGTCGTGCTGGACTCCCATGCCGATCTGGTGGTCGGGCCGGAGATCGACTTCCTAGAACCGCCGGACCTTGGGCCGCACATTCTAGGAGCGACCGACCTGCTCGCAGCTAACGATTCCCGGGTCAGCGGCACCACCAAAAGTGCGATCGACCCGTTCTGGTATGACGGCGCGCACTTCGTGGTGCAATGCCAGCGGTTCGGCCTGAACTTCGATGATGTGCGCAAGCTTGTTACCAAGGTGATGGACGAGACGGCGGGCGATATCATTTCGTTCGCCGACAGATGCAGGCTGATCAACGAGATCGGCGAGTTCCGTAAGGTACGGACAGGGGCAAGGCGCTGGGGACTGAAGCTCCAACGCAAGATCACGCAAATCGACGTCTTCGCACAGCTATGGCCCGATGCGCACTTCGTGCACATCGTCCGGGATGGTCGGGACCTTGCCGCCTCGCATTTGAAAACCGTGCCAGATTGGGGTTACCGAACTGTGGCAGAGGCCGCGCACAGCTGGCTTGAAGTCGTATCTCTGCCGCATCTCCTCGCGCCACCGGCGCGCTATCTCGAGGTGCGCTATGAGGATTTGGTGACAAGCCCCCGTCCCAGCCTCATGCAGATCTTGGATCACCTGCAGCTACCCTGGGATGAAGCCGTGCTGCGGCACGCCGAGCAAAAGCACGCGCTGTTCGAAAGGCCGCACGGCCATCCGGCAGCCGAGTCCGCGGGCAAACCGCTGCACGCAGGCCGCCTTGGCCGGTACAGGCAGGATCTGACGCTCGCGGAAGTCGCGGAATTCGAGCGCATCGCCGGCGGCGAATTGGCCCGGTTGGGTTATCTGTCGACCCCGAGCCCCACCATCGACGCATGA
- a CDS encoding condensation domain-containing protein, translating to MEIYELGDLELWPGRLTLWRISVPGTARWRPDPRRPSYVQEEHLRCFENGRPAWLGVAFEWSGEVDTAALSWAILGWVDRHEALRCRFDKDRTAIHLATVGPGAAALDLVELGDYADPDELARTLEEVFDTETKPLSWPPYVFATISRPECTTLVVASDHSVTDAYSMASVPYEIRELYSAAIQGVAPRLAPAHSYLEYAVSERARVSDLTDGDPVIGHWRELIAATGGQLPDFPVSLGALGGGAALQQTRRIWLFDAESAVRFDRACRAQGGHTMAGMFACLALAGKALGKQKKFHSVAPFHTRNATRWKNSVGWYVGMSPVSFPVSDTFPDLLRSVRLELKRANETAQVPFSKAMEVLGAALRDRFMVSYMDDRVVPGSDSWARWRTRFLISRSSDPQEVYVWVSRSHDGICLNFRHPGTPSARSAVDRYFAEVARLANGISGALSRPVVMDD from the coding sequence ATGGAGATCTACGAGCTCGGGGACCTCGAGTTGTGGCCGGGCCGGCTAACCTTGTGGCGCATCAGCGTGCCCGGCACGGCCAGATGGCGCCCGGACCCGCGTCGCCCGTCCTATGTTCAGGAGGAACACCTTCGCTGTTTCGAGAATGGCCGGCCAGCCTGGCTGGGTGTCGCGTTTGAATGGTCGGGCGAGGTCGATACGGCAGCACTGAGCTGGGCGATCCTTGGCTGGGTCGACCGGCACGAGGCACTACGCTGCCGCTTCGATAAGGACCGCACCGCGATCCACCTTGCGACGGTCGGCCCGGGCGCGGCAGCACTCGATCTGGTCGAACTCGGTGACTATGCCGATCCGGACGAATTGGCCCGGACGCTAGAAGAAGTGTTCGATACCGAAACGAAACCGCTGAGCTGGCCACCGTATGTCTTCGCAACAATCAGCCGGCCCGAATGCACCACTCTCGTCGTCGCCTCCGACCACTCGGTGACGGACGCCTACTCAATGGCCTCGGTACCCTACGAGATCAGGGAACTCTACTCCGCGGCGATTCAGGGCGTGGCCCCGCGACTGGCTCCGGCGCACAGCTATCTGGAGTACGCCGTCTCCGAGCGCGCCCGTGTGAGCGATCTGACCGACGGGGATCCGGTGATCGGACACTGGCGCGAGCTGATTGCGGCCACCGGCGGTCAACTGCCCGATTTTCCGGTGTCACTCGGTGCACTGGGCGGCGGCGCCGCCTTGCAGCAAACCAGACGGATCTGGCTATTTGACGCGGAAAGCGCAGTGAGGTTCGATCGGGCGTGCCGCGCCCAAGGCGGCCATACCATGGCAGGCATGTTTGCGTGCCTGGCCTTGGCGGGGAAAGCGCTGGGCAAGCAAAAGAAATTCCACTCCGTCGCTCCTTTTCACACGCGAAACGCAACGCGATGGAAGAACTCGGTTGGGTGGTATGTCGGGATGAGCCCGGTAAGCTTCCCGGTGTCCGACACGTTCCCAGATCTACTGCGCTCCGTTAGGCTCGAACTGAAGCGGGCCAATGAAACCGCGCAGGTGCCTTTTTCCAAGGCGATGGAAGTGCTAGGCGCTGCATTGCGGGATCGCTTTATGGTCTCCTATATGGACGATCGGGTGGTTCCCGGATCGGATAGCTGGGCGCGCTGGCGAACGAGATTTCTGATAAGCCGCAGCAGCGACCCGCAGGAGGTCTATGTGTGGGTCAGCCGGTCGCACGATGGAATCTGCTTGAATTTCCGTCACCCCGGCACGCCGAGCGCCCGCAGCGCGGTGGACCGCTATTTCGCCGAAGTCGCGAGGCTGGCCAACGGGATCAGCGGTGCATTATCGCGGCCGGTCGTGATGGACGACTGA